The following are from one region of the Primulina eburnea isolate SZY01 chromosome 17, ASM2296580v1, whole genome shotgun sequence genome:
- the LOC140818151 gene encoding potassium channel AKT1-like isoform X3: MLRLWRLRRVGALFKRLEKDRHFNYFWVRCAKLICVTLFAVHCAGCFYYLLASNYARHHDPRKTWIGAAMENFLQESLWIRYVTSIYWSITTLTTVGYGDLHAENMREMIFDIFYMLFNLGLTAYLIGNMTNLVVHGTSKTRQFRDTIQAASSFAQRNHLPVRLQDQMLSHLCLKFRTDSEGLQQQETLDSLPKAIRSSISHFLFYSLVDKVYLFRGVSNDLIFQLVSEMKAEYFPPKEDVILQNEAPTDFYILVTGAVDLMVQKNGVEQAYGEAKNGDLCGEIGVLCYRPQLFTVRTKRLSQLLRLNRTTFLNIIQANVGDGTIIMNNLLQHLKELKDPMMEGVLLETENMLARGRMDLPLTLCFAALRGDDLLLHHLLKRGLDPNESDNNGRTALHIAASTGNENCALLLLDFGADPNCRDSDGIVPLWEAMVSMHKPVIKLLSDNGAKLTSGDIGLYSCLAAEQNNLDLIKEIIRCGGDVTRPRSNGNTALHVSVGEGNVEIVKFLLEHGADIDKQDENGWSPRDLADQQGHDDIKQLFESYKSSNDKSTPSVPEGRHGVRFVGRHRSEPTILPIIHGGTSPGHDGSWGSSRPRRRMNNFYNSLFGIMSAAQAGGNNLLLSTENTADAVTTVAYSARVTISCPEKGDFSGKLVLLPQSFKELLEICMKKYGFSPSKVSTQDGATIEDIELIRDGDHIVFESGGKLDHVPE, from the exons ATGCTTCGACTATGGCGTCTCAGAAGAGTTGGTGCCTTGTTTAAACg ATTGGAGAAGGATAGACATTTCAACTACTTTTGGGTCCGGTGCGCGAAGCTTATATGC GTTACTCTTTTTGCAGTTCATTGTGCTGGTTGTTTCTATTATCTACTAGCCTCTAATTACGCTCGTCACCATGATCCGAGAAAAACATGGATCGGAGCAGCGATGGAAAATTTCCTTCAAGAAAGCCTGTGGATTCGTTATGTCACTTCGATATACTGGTCCATCACGACTCTTACTACTGTTGGCTATGGAGACTTGCATGCCGAAAATATGAGGGAGATGATATTCGACATTTTCTACATGCTTTTTAACTTGGGACTTACCGCATATTTGATTGGGAACATGACAAATTTGGTTGTCCATGGGACCAGTAAGACTCGACAATTT AGAGATACCATTCAAGCTGCCTCAAGTTTCGCACAAAGGAATCATCTGCCGGTTCGCCTCCAGGATCAGATGCTTTCACATTTGTGCTTAAAGTTCCGAACTGATTCGGAGGGCCTGCAGCAGCAAGAGACTCTCGATTCGCTCCCAAAGGCGATTCGGTCGAGTATTTCCCATTTCCTATTCTACTCTTTAGTAGACAAGGTATACTTGTTTCGTGGAGTGTCCAATGATCTAATCTTCCAGCTG GTCTCTGAGATGAAAGCTGAATATTTCCCTCCCAAAGAGGACGTAATCCTGCAGAATGAAGCTCCTACCGACTTTTATATTCTCGTCACTGGGGCAGTG GATCTAATGGTTCAGAAAAACGGAGTTGAACAG GCTTATGGGGAGGCAAAAAATGGCGATCTTTGTGGAGAGATAGGTGTACTGTGTTATAGGCCTCAACTCTTCACAGTGCGAACCAAAAGATTGAGCCAGCTATTGCGGTTGAATCGTACCacatttttaaacattattCAAGCCAATGTTGGAGATGGGACCATTATTATGAACAATCTTCTACAG CATTTGAAGGAACTTAAGGACCCCATGATGGAGGGGGTTTTGCTAGAGACTGAGAACATGCTCGCTCGAGGAAGAATGGACCTACCTCTCACTTTATGTTTCGCTGCACTTAGAGGAGACGACTTGCTGCTGCATCACTTGTTAAAGAGAGGTCTAGATCCGAATGAATCAGATAATAATGGAAGAACAGCACTT CACATAGCAGCATCGACAGGAAATGAAAACTGTGCGCTTCTTTTGCTAGACTTTGGGGCCGATCCCAATTGCCGAG ACTCCGACGGAATTGTACCGCTATGGGAAGCCATGGTCAGCATGCACAAACCGGTTATTAAGCTACTCTCAGATAATGGTGCTAAACTAACATCTGGTGACATAGGTCTATATTCATGTTTAGCTGCcgaacaaaataatttagaCTTGATCAAGGAAATCATTCGTTGTGGTGGGGACGTGACTAGACCAAGGAGTAATGGAAACACGGCTCTCCACGTTTCTGTTGGTGAAGGCAACGTAGAAATAGTCAAATTTCTGCTCGAACATGGTGCAGATATCGATAAACAGGACGAGAATGGGTGGTCACCGAGGGATCTGGCTGATCAACAAGGTCATGATGATATTAAGCAACTTTTTGAATCCTATAAATCATCCAACGACAAATCAACCCCCTCGGTTCCAGAAGGACGTCATGGGGTTCGTTTTGTTGGAAGACATAGAAGCGAGCCAACTATTCTACCAATAATTCATGGTGGCACGTCTCCAGGACATGATGGATCCTGGGGCAGCTCTCGTCCCAGACGAAGGATGAATAATTTCTACAATTCTTTATTTGGGATCATGTCAGCAGCACAAGCTGGGGGGAATAACTTGCTTTTATCTACAGAGAATACTGCAGATGCCGTGACTACCGTAGCCTACTCAGCCAGAGTGACTATCAGTTGCCCCGAAAAAGGAGATTTTTCGGGTAAGCTCGTGCTGCTACCACAGAGCTTCAAAGAACTACTCGAAATTTGCATGAAAAAGTATGGTTTTTCCCCGTCTAAAGTTTCGACCCAAGATGGGGCGACGATTGAAGATATAGAGCTGATAAGAGATGGGGATCATATAGTTTTCGAGAGTGGTGGAAAATTGGATCATGTGCCAGAGTAA
- the LOC140818151 gene encoding potassium channel AKT1-like isoform X1 has product MGEVYGNRGEAGGGLFRVSMCGGGGAELQEIEQLSREGSHYSISTGILPSLGARSNRRVKLRSFIISPYDRHYRAWETYLVILVVYTAWVSPFEFGFLDKPRAPLSIIDNVVNGFFAIDIVLTFFVAYLDKSTYLLVDDRKQIAWKYTTSWLVFDVISTIPSELAQKISPKPLRAYGLFNMLRLWRLRRVGALFKRLEKDRHFNYFWVRCAKLICVTLFAVHCAGCFYYLLASNYARHHDPRKTWIGAAMENFLQESLWIRYVTSIYWSITTLTTVGYGDLHAENMREMIFDIFYMLFNLGLTAYLIGNMTNLVVHGTSKTRQFRDTIQAASSFAQRNHLPVRLQDQMLSHLCLKFRTDSEGLQQQETLDSLPKAIRSSISHFLFYSLVDKVYLFRGVSNDLIFQLVSEMKAEYFPPKEDVILQNEAPTDFYILVTGAVDLMVQKNGVEQAYGEAKNGDLCGEIGVLCYRPQLFTVRTKRLSQLLRLNRTTFLNIIQANVGDGTIIMNNLLQHLKELKDPMMEGVLLETENMLARGRMDLPLTLCFAALRGDDLLLHHLLKRGLDPNESDNNGRTALHIAASTGNENCALLLLDFGADPNCRDSDGIVPLWEAMVSMHKPVIKLLSDNGAKLTSGDIGLYSCLAAEQNNLDLIKEIIRCGGDVTRPRSNGNTALHVSVGEGNVEIVKFLLEHGADIDKQDENGWSPRDLADQQGHDDIKQLFESYKSSNDKSTPSVPEGRHGVRFVGRHRSEPTILPIIHGGTSPGHDGSWGSSRPRRRMNNFYNSLFGIMSAAQAGGNNLLLSTENTADAVTTVAYSARVTISCPEKGDFSGKLVLLPQSFKELLEICMKKYGFSPSKVSTQDGATIEDIELIRDGDHIVFESGGKLDHVPE; this is encoded by the exons ATGGGGGAGGTCTATGGCAACCGGGGCGAAGCCGGAGGAGGATTGTTTAGGGTCTCAATGTGCGGCGGCGGTGGTGCAGAATTACAAGAGATCGAACAGTTGTCGAGAGAAGGAAGCCACTACAGCATCTCAACTGGGATTCTTCCTTCTCTTGGCGCTAGAAGCAACCGTAGAGTAAAGCTTCGTTCTTTCATTATTTCGCCATATGATCGCCATTACAG AGCATGGGAGACCTATCTCGTTATTCTGGTTGTCTACACTGCTTGGGTCTCTCCCTTTGAATTTGGTTTTCTTGATAAACCACGTGCACCGCTCTCCATCATTGATAACGTTGTTAATGGATTCTTTGCTATAGATATCGTGCTTACATTCTTTGTAGCTTACCTTGATAAATCTACGTATCTCCTGGTTGATGACCGGAAACAGATTGCTTGGAAGTACACGACTTCTTGGTTGGTTTTCGATGTCATATCTACAATCCCTTCCGAACTTGCACAAAAAATCTCCCCAAAACCTTTACGGGCGTATGGCTTATTCAACATGCTTCGACTATGGCGTCTCAGAAGAGTTGGTGCCTTGTTTAAACg ATTGGAGAAGGATAGACATTTCAACTACTTTTGGGTCCGGTGCGCGAAGCTTATATGC GTTACTCTTTTTGCAGTTCATTGTGCTGGTTGTTTCTATTATCTACTAGCCTCTAATTACGCTCGTCACCATGATCCGAGAAAAACATGGATCGGAGCAGCGATGGAAAATTTCCTTCAAGAAAGCCTGTGGATTCGTTATGTCACTTCGATATACTGGTCCATCACGACTCTTACTACTGTTGGCTATGGAGACTTGCATGCCGAAAATATGAGGGAGATGATATTCGACATTTTCTACATGCTTTTTAACTTGGGACTTACCGCATATTTGATTGGGAACATGACAAATTTGGTTGTCCATGGGACCAGTAAGACTCGACAATTT AGAGATACCATTCAAGCTGCCTCAAGTTTCGCACAAAGGAATCATCTGCCGGTTCGCCTCCAGGATCAGATGCTTTCACATTTGTGCTTAAAGTTCCGAACTGATTCGGAGGGCCTGCAGCAGCAAGAGACTCTCGATTCGCTCCCAAAGGCGATTCGGTCGAGTATTTCCCATTTCCTATTCTACTCTTTAGTAGACAAGGTATACTTGTTTCGTGGAGTGTCCAATGATCTAATCTTCCAGCTG GTCTCTGAGATGAAAGCTGAATATTTCCCTCCCAAAGAGGACGTAATCCTGCAGAATGAAGCTCCTACCGACTTTTATATTCTCGTCACTGGGGCAGTG GATCTAATGGTTCAGAAAAACGGAGTTGAACAG GCTTATGGGGAGGCAAAAAATGGCGATCTTTGTGGAGAGATAGGTGTACTGTGTTATAGGCCTCAACTCTTCACAGTGCGAACCAAAAGATTGAGCCAGCTATTGCGGTTGAATCGTACCacatttttaaacattattCAAGCCAATGTTGGAGATGGGACCATTATTATGAACAATCTTCTACAG CATTTGAAGGAACTTAAGGACCCCATGATGGAGGGGGTTTTGCTAGAGACTGAGAACATGCTCGCTCGAGGAAGAATGGACCTACCTCTCACTTTATGTTTCGCTGCACTTAGAGGAGACGACTTGCTGCTGCATCACTTGTTAAAGAGAGGTCTAGATCCGAATGAATCAGATAATAATGGAAGAACAGCACTT CACATAGCAGCATCGACAGGAAATGAAAACTGTGCGCTTCTTTTGCTAGACTTTGGGGCCGATCCCAATTGCCGAG ACTCCGACGGAATTGTACCGCTATGGGAAGCCATGGTCAGCATGCACAAACCGGTTATTAAGCTACTCTCAGATAATGGTGCTAAACTAACATCTGGTGACATAGGTCTATATTCATGTTTAGCTGCcgaacaaaataatttagaCTTGATCAAGGAAATCATTCGTTGTGGTGGGGACGTGACTAGACCAAGGAGTAATGGAAACACGGCTCTCCACGTTTCTGTTGGTGAAGGCAACGTAGAAATAGTCAAATTTCTGCTCGAACATGGTGCAGATATCGATAAACAGGACGAGAATGGGTGGTCACCGAGGGATCTGGCTGATCAACAAGGTCATGATGATATTAAGCAACTTTTTGAATCCTATAAATCATCCAACGACAAATCAACCCCCTCGGTTCCAGAAGGACGTCATGGGGTTCGTTTTGTTGGAAGACATAGAAGCGAGCCAACTATTCTACCAATAATTCATGGTGGCACGTCTCCAGGACATGATGGATCCTGGGGCAGCTCTCGTCCCAGACGAAGGATGAATAATTTCTACAATTCTTTATTTGGGATCATGTCAGCAGCACAAGCTGGGGGGAATAACTTGCTTTTATCTACAGAGAATACTGCAGATGCCGTGACTACCGTAGCCTACTCAGCCAGAGTGACTATCAGTTGCCCCGAAAAAGGAGATTTTTCGGGTAAGCTCGTGCTGCTACCACAGAGCTTCAAAGAACTACTCGAAATTTGCATGAAAAAGTATGGTTTTTCCCCGTCTAAAGTTTCGACCCAAGATGGGGCGACGATTGAAGATATAGAGCTGATAAGAGATGGGGATCATATAGTTTTCGAGAGTGGTGGAAAATTGGATCATGTGCCAGAGTAA
- the LOC140818151 gene encoding potassium channel AKT1-like isoform X2, with amino-acid sequence MGEVYGNRGEAGGGLFRVSMCGGGGAELQEIEQLSREGSHYSISTGILPSLGARSNRRVKLRSFIISPYDRHYRAWETYLVILVVYTAWVSPFEFGFLDKPRAPLSIIDNIAWKYTTSWLVFDVISTIPSELAQKISPKPLRAYGLFNMLRLWRLRRVGALFKRLEKDRHFNYFWVRCAKLICVTLFAVHCAGCFYYLLASNYARHHDPRKTWIGAAMENFLQESLWIRYVTSIYWSITTLTTVGYGDLHAENMREMIFDIFYMLFNLGLTAYLIGNMTNLVVHGTSKTRQFRDTIQAASSFAQRNHLPVRLQDQMLSHLCLKFRTDSEGLQQQETLDSLPKAIRSSISHFLFYSLVDKVYLFRGVSNDLIFQLVSEMKAEYFPPKEDVILQNEAPTDFYILVTGAVDLMVQKNGVEQAYGEAKNGDLCGEIGVLCYRPQLFTVRTKRLSQLLRLNRTTFLNIIQANVGDGTIIMNNLLQHLKELKDPMMEGVLLETENMLARGRMDLPLTLCFAALRGDDLLLHHLLKRGLDPNESDNNGRTALHIAASTGNENCALLLLDFGADPNCRDSDGIVPLWEAMVSMHKPVIKLLSDNGAKLTSGDIGLYSCLAAEQNNLDLIKEIIRCGGDVTRPRSNGNTALHVSVGEGNVEIVKFLLEHGADIDKQDENGWSPRDLADQQGHDDIKQLFESYKSSNDKSTPSVPEGRHGVRFVGRHRSEPTILPIIHGGTSPGHDGSWGSSRPRRRMNNFYNSLFGIMSAAQAGGNNLLLSTENTADAVTTVAYSARVTISCPEKGDFSGKLVLLPQSFKELLEICMKKYGFSPSKVSTQDGATIEDIELIRDGDHIVFESGGKLDHVPE; translated from the exons ATGGGGGAGGTCTATGGCAACCGGGGCGAAGCCGGAGGAGGATTGTTTAGGGTCTCAATGTGCGGCGGCGGTGGTGCAGAATTACAAGAGATCGAACAGTTGTCGAGAGAAGGAAGCCACTACAGCATCTCAACTGGGATTCTTCCTTCTCTTGGCGCTAGAAGCAACCGTAGAGTAAAGCTTCGTTCTTTCATTATTTCGCCATATGATCGCCATTACAG AGCATGGGAGACCTATCTCGTTATTCTGGTTGTCTACACTGCTTGGGTCTCTCCCTTTGAATTTGGTTTTCTTGATAAACCACGTGCACCGCTCTCCATCATTGATAAC ATTGCTTGGAAGTACACGACTTCTTGGTTGGTTTTCGATGTCATATCTACAATCCCTTCCGAACTTGCACAAAAAATCTCCCCAAAACCTTTACGGGCGTATGGCTTATTCAACATGCTTCGACTATGGCGTCTCAGAAGAGTTGGTGCCTTGTTTAAACg ATTGGAGAAGGATAGACATTTCAACTACTTTTGGGTCCGGTGCGCGAAGCTTATATGC GTTACTCTTTTTGCAGTTCATTGTGCTGGTTGTTTCTATTATCTACTAGCCTCTAATTACGCTCGTCACCATGATCCGAGAAAAACATGGATCGGAGCAGCGATGGAAAATTTCCTTCAAGAAAGCCTGTGGATTCGTTATGTCACTTCGATATACTGGTCCATCACGACTCTTACTACTGTTGGCTATGGAGACTTGCATGCCGAAAATATGAGGGAGATGATATTCGACATTTTCTACATGCTTTTTAACTTGGGACTTACCGCATATTTGATTGGGAACATGACAAATTTGGTTGTCCATGGGACCAGTAAGACTCGACAATTT AGAGATACCATTCAAGCTGCCTCAAGTTTCGCACAAAGGAATCATCTGCCGGTTCGCCTCCAGGATCAGATGCTTTCACATTTGTGCTTAAAGTTCCGAACTGATTCGGAGGGCCTGCAGCAGCAAGAGACTCTCGATTCGCTCCCAAAGGCGATTCGGTCGAGTATTTCCCATTTCCTATTCTACTCTTTAGTAGACAAGGTATACTTGTTTCGTGGAGTGTCCAATGATCTAATCTTCCAGCTG GTCTCTGAGATGAAAGCTGAATATTTCCCTCCCAAAGAGGACGTAATCCTGCAGAATGAAGCTCCTACCGACTTTTATATTCTCGTCACTGGGGCAGTG GATCTAATGGTTCAGAAAAACGGAGTTGAACAG GCTTATGGGGAGGCAAAAAATGGCGATCTTTGTGGAGAGATAGGTGTACTGTGTTATAGGCCTCAACTCTTCACAGTGCGAACCAAAAGATTGAGCCAGCTATTGCGGTTGAATCGTACCacatttttaaacattattCAAGCCAATGTTGGAGATGGGACCATTATTATGAACAATCTTCTACAG CATTTGAAGGAACTTAAGGACCCCATGATGGAGGGGGTTTTGCTAGAGACTGAGAACATGCTCGCTCGAGGAAGAATGGACCTACCTCTCACTTTATGTTTCGCTGCACTTAGAGGAGACGACTTGCTGCTGCATCACTTGTTAAAGAGAGGTCTAGATCCGAATGAATCAGATAATAATGGAAGAACAGCACTT CACATAGCAGCATCGACAGGAAATGAAAACTGTGCGCTTCTTTTGCTAGACTTTGGGGCCGATCCCAATTGCCGAG ACTCCGACGGAATTGTACCGCTATGGGAAGCCATGGTCAGCATGCACAAACCGGTTATTAAGCTACTCTCAGATAATGGTGCTAAACTAACATCTGGTGACATAGGTCTATATTCATGTTTAGCTGCcgaacaaaataatttagaCTTGATCAAGGAAATCATTCGTTGTGGTGGGGACGTGACTAGACCAAGGAGTAATGGAAACACGGCTCTCCACGTTTCTGTTGGTGAAGGCAACGTAGAAATAGTCAAATTTCTGCTCGAACATGGTGCAGATATCGATAAACAGGACGAGAATGGGTGGTCACCGAGGGATCTGGCTGATCAACAAGGTCATGATGATATTAAGCAACTTTTTGAATCCTATAAATCATCCAACGACAAATCAACCCCCTCGGTTCCAGAAGGACGTCATGGGGTTCGTTTTGTTGGAAGACATAGAAGCGAGCCAACTATTCTACCAATAATTCATGGTGGCACGTCTCCAGGACATGATGGATCCTGGGGCAGCTCTCGTCCCAGACGAAGGATGAATAATTTCTACAATTCTTTATTTGGGATCATGTCAGCAGCACAAGCTGGGGGGAATAACTTGCTTTTATCTACAGAGAATACTGCAGATGCCGTGACTACCGTAGCCTACTCAGCCAGAGTGACTATCAGTTGCCCCGAAAAAGGAGATTTTTCGGGTAAGCTCGTGCTGCTACCACAGAGCTTCAAAGAACTACTCGAAATTTGCATGAAAAAGTATGGTTTTTCCCCGTCTAAAGTTTCGACCCAAGATGGGGCGACGATTGAAGATATAGAGCTGATAAGAGATGGGGATCATATAGTTTTCGAGAGTGGTGGAAAATTGGATCATGTGCCAGAGTAA
- the LOC140818124 gene encoding putative GATA transcription factor 22, with protein sequence MVMDLNAYPSPPPIVPIKYDDQDQETHPFVPNNQASSSSSSSSSSCVFFHTIQDPTGRRYRQQLCPLQHHQDHNYGYNGGPSTAYEVKWKKEDHGVPPEIEWRDDINPVKWMSSSMQKMKKNHGGLGLNLSSNGTIKKSSLETDLSNNNSSYDSIPIRVCSDCNTTKTPLWRTGPKGPKSLCNACGIKQRKARRAAMAAAAANCGVVATDKSPLLAKIKMQHKEKATGKYPKASLLMKRSEMEQCEADIAGGSKSNIGQKKLGNFEELLMKLSKNLTFHRAFPEDEKDAAILLMALSSGLLHG encoded by the exons ATGGTAATGGACCTAAACGCCTATCCTTCGCCTCCTCCTATTGTGCCAATTAAATATGATGATCAAGATCAAGAAACTCATCCTTTTGTGCCAAACAATCaagcttcttcttcttcttcttcttcttcatcatcttGTGTATTCTTCCATACAATTCAAGATCCAACGGGACGCCGTTACCGACAGCAGTTATGCCCACTTCAGCATCACCAG GACCACAACTATGGTTACAATGGAGGACCTTCAACGGCATACGAGGTCAAGTGGAAGAAAGAAGATCATGGAGTTCCACCGGAGATCGAATGGAGGGACGATATTAATCCAGTGAAGTGGATGTCATCTTCAATGCAgaagatgaagaagaaccatGGTGGATTAGGCCTAAACCTAAGTAGCAATGGAACAATAAAGAAATCCTCTTTGGAGACAGATTTAAGCAACAATAATTCCTCATATGACAGTATCCCAATTAGGGTTTGTTCAGATTGCAACACAACCAAGACTCCTCTTTGGAGAACTGGTCCTAAAGGCCCCAAG TCACTTTGTAACGCGTGCGGGATCAAGCAAAGGAAGGCAAGACGGGCGGCCATGGCTGCAGCTGCCGCCAACTGTGGGGTCGTTGCCACCGATAAGTCACCGCTACTCGCTAAAATCAAGATGCAACACAAAGAGAAGGCAACAGGCAAATATCCGAAGGCTTCACTGCTCATGAAACGCAGCGAAATGGAGCAATGTGAGGCTGATATTGCCGGTGGATCTAAATCTAATATTGGACAGAAGAAGCTCGGTAATTTCGAGGAGTTGTTGATGAAGTTGAGCAAGAACTTGACATTTCACAGGGCGTTTCCTGAAGATGAAAAGGATGCAGCTATTCTTCTCATGGCTCTATCTTCTGGCCTGCTTCACGGTTGA